One segment of Micromonospora parathelypteridis DNA contains the following:
- a CDS encoding YajQ family cyclic di-GMP-binding protein, which yields MAANPSFDIVSKVDRQEVDNALRQAEKELATRFDFRGTGAEISWSGEEAIGLQAETEERVRAALDVFKEKLVKRNISLKSLDAGEPRPSGKIFKIDCKVIQGIETDKAKAISKKIRDEGPKGVQAQIQGDQLRVTGKKRDDLQAVISLLKGEDFGVALQFNNYR from the coding sequence ATGGCAGCAAACCCGTCGTTCGACATCGTGAGCAAGGTTGACCGCCAGGAGGTCGACAACGCCCTCCGGCAGGCGGAGAAGGAGCTCGCGACGCGGTTCGACTTTCGCGGCACCGGCGCGGAGATCTCCTGGTCTGGTGAGGAGGCGATCGGCCTTCAGGCGGAGACCGAGGAGCGGGTTCGCGCCGCGCTGGACGTGTTCAAGGAGAAGTTGGTCAAGCGGAACATCTCGCTGAAGTCGTTGGACGCCGGCGAGCCGCGCCCGTCCGGCAAGATCTTCAAGATCGACTGCAAGGTGATCCAGGGCATCGAGACGGACAAGGCCAAGGCGATCAGCAAGAAGATCCGCGACGAGGGCCCCAAGGGCGTGCAGGCGCAGATCCAGGGCGACCAGCTGCGGGTCACCGGCAAGAAGAGGGACGATCTCCAGGCGGTCATCTCGCTGCTCAAGGGCGAGGACTTCGGCGTCGCCCTCCAGTTCAACAACTACAGGTAA
- a CDS encoding zinc finger domain-containing protein codes for MACPQVPPARWWEGAVVRIDINEPRAAERFWEGLREVAAAASRHRDPELYKSIVKIGRSALSQGVELVPSSGLFLQCPVCSVSPGQRCISVPRHPLQDDILHPARLELAEKALKGEIPLPVPLR; via the coding sequence ATGGCCTGCCCTCAGGTTCCTCCGGCCCGATGGTGGGAAGGCGCAGTCGTGCGCATCGACATAAACGAGCCAAGGGCTGCCGAACGGTTCTGGGAAGGGCTGCGAGAGGTAGCTGCTGCTGCTTCGCGGCATCGGGATCCAGAGCTGTACAAGTCGATCGTCAAGATCGGCAGGTCCGCGCTATCCCAAGGTGTGGAGCTAGTGCCATCGAGCGGACTCTTTCTCCAGTGCCCCGTTTGTAGCGTCTCGCCCGGCCAGCGCTGTATTAGCGTGCCCAGACACCCTCTACAAGACGACATTCTCCATCCGGCTCGTCTGGAGCTGGCTGAGAAGGCGCTCAAGGGAGAGATCCCTCTTCCTGTTCCACTCCGCTAG
- a CDS encoding dihydrofolate reductase family protein has translation MAKVLYSATASLDGYIAGPGGDMSWLTEHLGGDNPTAERLLDNVGAILAGNGTFGGDDPNRGTDSEGAFGGQYHGPVFVLTHRPPAEPPPDITFVGDLHTAVAQAKEAAGDKYVNVLGANVAKQCIQAGLLDEILMFFAPVLLGDGVRMFDHPGGTNVRLAPLPGETAHWYTVVY, from the coding sequence GTGGCCAAGGTCCTCTATTCGGCGACGGCGTCGCTCGACGGCTACATCGCCGGCCCAGGCGGCGACATGTCGTGGCTGACCGAGCACCTCGGCGGCGACAATCCGACGGCGGAGCGCCTGCTCGACAACGTCGGGGCGATCCTGGCCGGCAACGGCACCTTCGGCGGCGACGACCCGAACCGCGGCACCGACAGCGAAGGCGCATTCGGTGGTCAGTACCACGGGCCGGTCTTCGTACTCACCCACCGGCCGCCGGCCGAGCCACCCCCGGACATCACGTTCGTCGGTGACCTGCACACCGCCGTCGCGCAGGCCAAGGAGGCCGCCGGGGACAAGTACGTGAACGTCCTCGGCGCGAACGTCGCCAAGCAGTGCATTCAAGCCGGGCTGCTCGACGAGATCCTCATGTTCTTCGCCCCGGTGCTGCTCGGCGACGGGGTGCGCATGTTCGACCACCCGGGCGGCACCAACGTGCGGTTGGCGCCGCTACCCGGCGAGACCGCACACTGGTACACCGTCGTCTACTGA
- a CDS encoding MFS transporter: protein MAALRQYLGVWRIPGAPMLLVLGIIGRLGIGMTPLALLLVVEQVTGRYSLAAIAGGIYAVAGAALSPVAGRIADRVGPSPVLLVTAVAHPLALIGLLLASRSGDDALAAIYVASAVAGATYPPLTAAIRGAWNDLTGPNSGRYPLRNTALAAETSLFEIVFVLGPLLVAGFVLFADAAAALIGAAVVTLVGTTAVALGRVMRGWRPHAREHHARGLGPLRVAGFPALLVCVAGLGIAFGAAGVIVPAYASGHTTDDPESLAGLLLAVWGIGSAIGGFWFGVRKPALNMTRQFALLLAALAGTFVVFAVMPTPLALGVALVFGGATIAPALTLENTLVGRIAPTGMLNEAYTWVVTVAVAASAAGGSVAGLIVDHAGGVRWAFLFAGAAVAVGAAVAASPTGSIARAENTAVRTEEPLTV, encoded by the coding sequence GTGGCCGCGCTGCGTCAGTACCTGGGTGTCTGGCGGATTCCCGGCGCGCCGATGTTGCTGGTCCTCGGCATCATCGGGCGGCTCGGGATCGGCATGACCCCGCTGGCGCTGCTCCTGGTCGTCGAGCAGGTGACCGGGCGATACTCGCTGGCCGCCATCGCGGGCGGGATCTACGCCGTCGCCGGCGCCGCGCTCAGCCCGGTGGCCGGGCGGATCGCCGACCGGGTCGGCCCGAGCCCCGTCCTGCTGGTCACCGCTGTGGCCCACCCGCTGGCACTCATCGGCCTGCTGCTGGCCAGCCGCTCGGGCGACGACGCCCTCGCTGCCATCTACGTCGCCTCAGCCGTGGCCGGTGCCACGTACCCGCCGCTCACCGCCGCCATCCGTGGCGCCTGGAACGACCTGACCGGCCCCAACTCCGGCCGGTACCCCCTGCGCAACACCGCCCTGGCCGCCGAGACCTCGCTGTTCGAAATCGTCTTCGTGCTCGGCCCCCTGCTCGTGGCCGGCTTCGTCCTGTTCGCCGACGCGGCGGCCGCGCTGATCGGTGCGGCCGTGGTCACCCTCGTCGGCACGACCGCCGTGGCCCTCGGCCGGGTCATGCGCGGCTGGCGTCCGCACGCGCGGGAGCACCACGCCCGAGGGCTCGGCCCGCTGCGGGTCGCCGGCTTCCCGGCCCTGCTGGTCTGCGTGGCCGGCCTGGGCATCGCGTTCGGCGCCGCCGGGGTGATCGTCCCGGCGTACGCGAGCGGCCACACCACCGACGACCCGGAGAGCCTGGCCGGCCTCCTGCTCGCGGTCTGGGGGATCGGCAGCGCCATCGGCGGGTTCTGGTTCGGCGTTCGCAAACCAGCACTGAACATGACCCGCCAGTTCGCCCTGCTACTCGCCGCCCTGGCCGGCACCTTCGTGGTGTTCGCGGTGATGCCCACCCCGCTGGCGCTGGGTGTCGCGTTGGTCTTCGGTGGGGCCACCATCGCGCCCGCGCTGACCCTGGAGAACACCCTGGTCGGCCGGATCGCACCCACCGGCATGCTGAACGAGGCGTACACCTGGGTCGTCACCGTGGCGGTGGCGGCGAGCGCCGCCGGCGGCTCGGTGGCCGGCCTGATCGTCGATCACGCCGGTGGCGTCCGGTGGGCGTTCCTGTTCGCCGGGGCGGCGGTCGCCGTCGGGGCCGCGGTCGCCGCGTCGCCCACCGGGTCCATCGCCCGTGCCGAAAACACGGCGGTACGCACCGAAGAGCCGCTCACCGTCTGA